Genomic segment of Cytobacillus suaedae:
ATAAATCCATTACAGTAAAAGCAATTAAAAATACCATCTGCTTCCCATTTCCACTCCATGTTCCTCTTGTTCCAAGGACAACTGGTAACGGTTTTTCTTTAGTCCTTACATATTCGTACACCCATTCCTGCTCGGTCTGTGATTTATACATGATACACCGCTTTAACTGTCTACTTAGACATGTTTAAGTAATCGTCAACAGTGTTGTAAAAATCGTAAGTTTCTTCTTCTTGAATCTCTGGTAGTTCAGAAATTGACGTTTTCATTAGCTCATCTGCTTCCACTACATAATCTCCGTGTGCAGAAGGAGCTAAGGTTTCTTCCCATCTCCATGTACCACCAGTTAATGTAATATCTCCATCTATGGTTAAGGTAACTTCATGTGGTAGACCATCAATAACAATAATCCCATTCTGTTTGGTAGCTTTTAGTAGTTCCGAAATCTGCTGTAAAGGTAATTTCAAAAATGATTCCTCCTTGATAAGATATCTACCATTACAATTCCCAACTACAAATAAAATTATCTAGGTATAAGATTAGACAAGTTGTGTTAGGTGGTATTTGCTTGTATTTCAGTTTCTTCTAGTTTTCCTTTATTTAACTTCTTTTTAAAAATCCAACCTAGTACCAATAAGAGTAGAGGAAGTCCAACAGCAATGCTTAAACAAATGGTGACCCAAGTGTTTTCAATAAAATACATAGCCCTATGATGATCAAAAACAATCCAATACCCAAAACCACTTAGGATAAGGCAGGTAGGTATGATTACTGGCCGGTAATCTTTAAGGCCAATTATTTTCTGTAGAGCAACGGATGAACATAAAAGCGACATCATAATTTGTGTTAGAGCTGAGGTAGCAAATAATGCAATCATGAGCATTTCGTAGCGGTGGATAAATAGACCAATTTCTGCGCTTCTTGCCAATTGCATACAAGAAATAATATACTGCGCAACAACTTCGGGTGAGAGAACCCCAACCTCAAGGATTGGCCACATCAGGATAAAAAGGCCACTGTATACAATTGATGTAAATGTTGACATTTTCCAGGCCTTTTTTTCTTTTACTAGAGGAAGGATGATTGTTGCCATCATTGTAGCCATTGCCCAATCGGTATTATGATGCCTACTAGCCCAGGCTGTTTCTAAGAATCCAGATTGGAGTGTTGGTTGTAATTCCCTAATATCAAATTCACCTAGTGACCCCATCATTAAAAGGATGTTTAATAAAATAATTGAAAAGACACCAATTAACGCCATTCTTGCAATAACCTCTACTCCAAAATGGATTGCATAAGCACCTAGCAGGAAAGCGGCTAAAATAAAGAGAAAAATAGGGGCATCTGGTAAAAAATAATCTTTTAAGTGGTATATAAATGTTGCCATAATTGTGCCGTAAGCCCCTAGGAAAAATAGGAAGATAGAAAAAGCAATAAATTTTCCGAAATACTTACCAAGTAAGATACTGGATTGGTCTATTAAATCCCCATTTGGGTATCTCGTAATAATAAATACTACTAAATACATGATGATGGCACCTTGAATAATGGCAAAAAAAGTCGATATCCAAATGTCTCCTCCTACTTCTCTTGCCATTGCACCCTGTGTTAATCCTATACCTTTTGCATAAATCATATTAATAATTAACGCCATAAACATTCCATTCGTTATTTGAACCCTCATTATTCGATTATATTCTCCTTCTTACCCGAGTTCGTTTCTTCTATTAGTAATGAGCCATGCTTTACATGCGCATCAACACTTATATTGATTGTTACAGTCGGGAATACATTTTCCCATTTGTCTGCAAGTTGCTTCCACTCGTATGGGTATTCATTTTGAAAAACTTTACCTAGTTCCAAGACATCTGATTTATACTCTTTCTGCAGTTTCTCAATTGTTTGGTTTACATCAGTTTTTATTTCGTTTTCAATTTCCTGTTCTAACTGCTTAACCTCATCTCGATTACTGATACTAAAAGGACAACCAGCTTCAACAACACTTGCATAAGAAGTAATCTTTACTTGAAAGCTAATTGTATTATTCTTATATAGAGGATCGACGTCAAAGGTTTCATGTCTCAATTCCACGCTTATTTTTTTTTCACTATCACTTGGACAGGGAGCAGTTAGAACAACAGATTCTAACCGTTCCCTAAAGTAAAGCAACCCTTTTGTTTCTTTATCCTCGAGAATCCCTACCAACTTATCGTCTACAAATATTCCGGCGCCTGCTAACTCAATTTGTTTTATGGTTGGGCCTTTACCAGGTTCTTTATTCGAGATACCAGATTTTTTAAATTTAACCCTAGCTAATACAGGTTGACTACTTTCGTTTAGGTAAGCTGCTTGAAGGTCCATCATCTGGGTTCTTGGAGCAAAAGAAGAAAGGCTACTATAGCGAAATAATTTAAATAATGTTTCCCCAGGGATTACCTCAATACCAGTAATCGTTGAAACAACTTCTCCTGCATTTTCAGGTGAAACGACAACATAAGTTCTCATTCGCAGTTCAGGATTCCTTGTAAAGAAGTCAATGATTTCAGAAATTCCTTCCTTAGCAAGCTCTTCATTTATAACGATGATAAAGTTATGTGCCCAAAAAATTCTTCTTGAAGTAAAGCTAGAGAGGTTTCTGATGGCTTCAATTATAGTCTCACCTTCGGCTTCAACTGACCATATAGGCTCACCTGTCTGACCAGAAGGTGCCCCTGTTTGTCCTCTAGCATCTGCTGGACGAGCGATTTGAACAGTTACTTTTATCTTTCCCTCTTCAGAACCTTTATCTAAACCTACTGCCATCACCAGGGCAAGATCATTAATTTCACGTTTTCCAACACAACTAGTAAGAACGAGTAGAAAAAGTAACATCATAAACAAGATTCTAGCTTTTCTCATTCTTGATCATCATCCCCTCGTTTATTACTGTTCCTCTCAAAACGTGATAATTGATTTCCATTATCTTCAGAATCACCTGAAATTTTATTAGGTGGTTTAGGCATCTGGTTCTCGGCTTCACGATATGGGTCTCCATCAGCAAGTTGTGGTCTTTTATTCATTTTCCACCATGGGAATCGCAGAATAGCATCTTTTTGATCCGAAGGTTTGAAAGGACTAGCAGGAGCCAAATAGGATTCTCCAAATGAGCGCAGGGTCAATGCATGAATTGCTAATAAAGCAAACATTGTTGCAAATCCGAGTAAACCTAAGGTACCTGATGCTATGAGCAAAGGAAACCGAATCAATCGAATAGAAAAAGAAGCTGAATAATTAGGGATAACAAATGAGGAAATCCCCGTGATTGCTACAATAATTACCATAAATGGTGATACCACTCCTGCTTGGACTGCCGCTTGTCCTATAACCAAGGAACCAACAATACTCACCGCTTGACCTACTGGTTTTGGCATTCTTAAGCCGGCCTCTCGCATTAATTCAAAGGCAAGTTCCATAATTAATGCCTCTAATAAGACAGGAAATGGAACAATTTCTCGTCCTGATGCAATCGTAAGTGCAAGTGGGGTGGGAATCATTTCTTGATGAAAACTCACTAGCATGACATAAAAGGATGTTAACGTTAAGCTGATAATAAATGCAAAATAACGTACGACTCTAAAGAAGCTACCTGCCATATACTTGGTGTAGTAATCGTCACTTGCCTGTAAAAATTGCCAAAAGTAAGTAGGAACAATTAAAGCAAATGGTGTATTGTCTACAAAAATGACAACTCTTCCTTCTAGGAGAGCTGATGATACTTTATCCGGACGCTCTGTGTTCATGACGGTAGTAAAGGGTGAACGGGGAGTGTCTTCAATTAACTCCTCGATATAACCACTTTCTAAAATGCCATCTATTTTTATCCCTTGAAGTCTTTTTTTGACTTCCTCCACTAATCCATCTTTTACCGTCCCTTTAATGTATCCAATGTTAATATCTGTTTTTGTCCGTTCTCCTATTTGCATAGATTCAATTCGAAATAATGGATCGCGAATTCGCCTTCTAACTAGAGCTGTATTTGTTCGGATGTTTTCGGTGAAACCATCTCTTGGCCCACGGACAACTTGTTCAGTTTGGGGTTCGTCTACGCTTCTAGCATCCCAACCTTTTGTCTGGACATGGAATGCTTTACTACAGCCATCAATAAAAAAAATTGTGACCCCGGATAAAATCGCATCTATCGTCTTATCTACTTTTTGAATGACTTCAAACGATGAGTTAACAAGGATATGCTTAGTAATTAAGTCTTCTAGATTTTCTTCAGTGATACCTGTTCTCTGTAAAAGTTCATTTCCCTCATATTGAAGAGCATCTATCACTTTTTCTATTAACTGTGAATTAACAAGACCATCTGTATAATAACAGAGGCCACGAATATTTTTATGTTCGTGAAAAGTGATTTTTCTTTTAATTAAGTCAACACTATTCTCTAGAATGGAATGAATCAAAGATTCATTTTCATCAATGCTTGTAGAAAATGTTTTCTCTAGTAGGTTATCTTTTTCTACCATATTGCACCTCTTTACATTAACACTGTTATCTTTATCGCCATGAAAGGGAAGCTTTATTCGAAGTAGTAAGATAAGTCCAGCATATAGACGTATAACAATTACCGGATTGGTATAAAAAGATAAGAAGATAAGAAGGAGGAAGAGACGTTGAATTTATATCATACTTGGGTATATGAATATATTCTTAATGCGAGTTGGTTTGTGTGGAGCATTGTTATCGTTGTTCTTGGTTTTAATATTCTTTCACCTATTTTTATTTGGTCAATTATGAGTGGAAGGCCAATCTTAATTTCAAGTAAATTGAAAAAGGGGAATGGTGGAAAGAATGAAAAAACAACAGAGGAAAACTCATTTAATTGAATTTACCTCTGTGGTTTTGATTTGTATATAAACAATTATTGATAAGAGATAATACCACTTGTTTTTATTTGCTCTAAAAATGTTTTTATCGCTGCAGCCATTTCCTCATATTGAAAAAATAACGTAAAAGCATGTGAAGCACCAAGAATCTTTACGGCTTTAAAATAAGGTAAACTTTGGTTCAACTCGTCCAAAAAATTGCAAAAACTTTCACTTGCCCACTCATCCTCACTTGGTATAAACAATACAGGACACGTAATTGCTTTAAATAGATTTTCAAAATTAATATGATAGAAATCTTCCATAAACTCATCCATCACAATACGTGGCATTTTCCAACGAAACGTTCCTTCGTTTGTTTCAAAAACGTTTTGTTCAATTGTTGTGGAGATATATTCATTTAAAGGAAGCCCAGCATTTACAATATTCTGTTTTCCAGCATTGATTAACTCTTGTTTTGTTACGTAGTCTGAATATTGTTTTTGACTACGCTCATGTAATAGCTCTTGTATTTTTTCTTCTTTTTCTTGATTGTTAAGATCGAATACCCCTAAAGGACCAAACATGCTTTGAGGAGGTCCTTCACAAATAAACGATAAAACTCTAGAGCCGAGACTAGGAATAGCCTTTACAGCTACATCCACCCCTAATGAACTTCCGACAATATGTACTTGGTCAAGCCCTAGCTCATCAAAAAGTCCAAGTAAATCATCGACAAAATAATCCATTGTATATCCTCTCTCAGGCTTGTCACTATCACCATGTCCACGAAATTCAGGAATAACAATATTGTAATCATTCTCAAAATAAGGAAGTAACGCATTCCAAACGGTTGCATCACCATTACTATAATGAAGAAAAACAATCGTTTCAGTATGTATCTTTTCGGTTAACAACACATTTAAACGAACACCATTTGTTGTGACGAATCTTTGTTTTAACATATATCTCATCCTTTTTTATTTTATTCTACTATCATCATACAAAAACAAACCTGACAACAGTGTGTCAGGTTTGAAACTAAGATTGGTATTTTTTTATTGTAGTAGATAAGAGCTCTTTCATTTCATTACGAAGTGAAAGAGGTTTTATAATTTCTACTCCATCAACAAAGCGTAGTGCGAATGAAAGGTAATTTTTCGGCGCAATGGTTTGTAGGGCAACTATATAAAATTCATCATTCTTTTCGACAATTTCACTTGATATCATCTGGTTGTAGTCTTTAATAATGTAAAAGAGGGACTTTGAAACCTTAAGAATTACCTGTGTTTCTCCATCGCCATTATATAATGCTTGTGAAGAGTGCTTTTCTATTTTGAATTCTTGAGGTAGAGAAAAGTCTTCTTCTAGTACTTTTATGTATTTAATTCGATTAACTGCAAACATTCGCTCTTCTTTTCTTAATTCACAATAAGCAATTATATACCAGAGGCCATCTTCATAAATAAGGCCATATGGATGAACTTTACGCTCCGTTAACTCCTGCTTTTTTGGGTGGAAATAAGTAAGTATTAATTTTTTGTTTTGTTCAATTGATGTTGTAACAAGTTGGAACGGCTGCTGGTCAATTGCAGAAGGTTTTTGTTCCTTTATATTAAAGACAATACGTTTATGTAAATGCTGAAATGTAGAGGTAGTATCATCATCAAGTACATTTTTAATTTTTAAGAACGCAGTATTAATTGACCTTTGATGTCCAGGTATTTCCACTTGGTTAATGATTTGCTCAGATAATAATAGGGAAAATACCTCTTCCTTTGTGAACATAATCGGAGGGATAAAATAATGATCTGCAATCAAATAACCGCCTTCATTTCCTGGAAGGGCAATAACAGGAATACCCATTTCACTCAGAGCCTGGATATCGCGATAAATTGTTCGAGGTGTAACCTCGAAAAAGTTAGCTAATTCTGTTGCTGTGACTTTGTTTTGCTTCTTTAATTGTAAAACAATGGCCATTAAACGATCAATTTTACTCATACAATCCTCATAGATTAATAGTTTTATTCTGAGTATAAGGGAGTAAGTGGAGAAATAGCAACTTACCAGGTTATTCCCACAACAAACATTTTACCTCAACTCCATAATGGTCAGATACGATATTTTTGTTAACACCATTAAAAATGACCCTAGAATAATCCACCTTAAGATTTCTGTTTGTTAGTATTAGATCAATTCTTAGATTTTTTTTGTTTTCACTCCACCCTGCAATTTTCCCTTTTACTGTTATACCGTCGTCCTTTTCCTGAGCAAGTTCAAATGTGTCAACAAGGCCTTGTTTGAGCAAATATTCATAGCCCTCATCCTCTAAGTTAGCATCATTATTAAAATCTCCTAAAAGAAAAAAGTGCTCGTCCCAGTTTAGATTTTCTATTAGTTTGTCTCCTTGGTATTTAAATGGTTCAACCTTATCATGCCACCAACCCATGTGACAGGAATAAATAGAAATAGGCTTGCCATCGCAGTTAATTTTAGCCCCAACAATTTTACGAGTTTTTCCACTGTGCAAATCGTTATTCATTGATACAAAGAAGGAATCTTCTCCTATGACCGGATACTTTGTTAAAATTGCTAAACCCTCCTCATAATTTCCATATGCATAATGGGAAAGGTCCCAAACAATTGAATAATCTTCAATTCCCAATCGGATTAATTTCTGAAGAAGTACATAAGCATAATTACTTTTCTTTATTCTATCCGTCACAAACTCATCATTAATCAGTTGACTTACTTCTTGTAATGATATGACATCATACATTTTTTCTTTTATGACTTCAGCTAAGTAGTTTATTTTCTCAACTTGATTTTCCTCCTGCCAGGAATGACAGTTAAGTGTTAATAGATGCATCTTTATTCCCTCGCAATAATATTAGTATTGTGTATTTTAGCAGAATGATTTCTAATATAAAAGAGATACAAAGTTAATATCTATCATTCAATCTTAAGAAATTCTTAAGATTTTTTATTATTAATTGTTAAGATTTGCCGGTTAATATGAAAATATAGGAAGTTGATTGCTAGAAAGCAGGGTGGAAATGGATACATATTTTGTTTTAGTAGTAGATGATGAAAAGGAAATAAGAGATGCAATAGAGATTTATTTGAAAAATGAAGGGATTGTCGTGTTAAAGGCTAAAGATGGAATTGAAGCGCTGGAAATCTTAAATGAACACCAAGTTCATCTGATAATCTTAGACATTATGATGCCAAAACTAGACGGCATTTCCGCGACTTATAAGATTCGGGAAAAGAAAAATATCCCTATTATTATTTTAAGTGCTAAAAGTGAGGATACCGATAAAATATTGGGATTACAAGTAGGGGCAGATGACTATGTAACAAAGCCATTCAACCCTATGGAACTAGTAGCAAGGGTTAAGTCACAACTTAGACGGTATGTTTCCTTTGGGACGTATGAAGGAATGAATAAGGTTATCGATTTACATGGGTTAACATTAGACCAATCTGCCAAAGAAGTAGCCGTTCATGGGGAGACGATCAAACTCACACCAATAGAGTACAAAATTGTGGAGCTTCTAATGACAAATGCAGGTCGGGTATTTTCAATTAATGAAATCTATGAAAGAGTGTGGAAAGAACCAAACTTTAATGCTGAAAATACAGTAGCTGTACATATTCGAAAAATACGAGAAAAAATTGAGATTGATGCAAAAAATCCAAGATACTTAAAGGTGGTGTGGGGAATTGGGTATAAAATGGAAAAATAAAACCATCATCTTCCTTATTTCATTAATGTTTTTATTTGGTGTAAGCGGTTTGTTGTCCTTCTTACTATTCAGTAGTAATTATTTTCAAAAGGATTATTTCCATTCAGATGAATTTCAAAGAGATACTCATAATCTAGCGTGGTATATCACCATGTTTGAACTAAGTGACTTTACATTGGAAGAAGCAAAGGCTGCAATTACCGTAACAGATGAAGAAATTCATGAACATAGATACCGATACGGTGATCTTCCAGAACAAATTGCAAACATCAATTCTCAGTATGAACATCGCATTCAGGAGGCTTTATCCGCTAAAAACCAGGAAATAGCTGACGCACTTATCTTAGAAAGAGACACGAAAATAGAGGATATTACAAATAACTTTAAAAGTGATGAACATGTTCGTTCCAAAGTTAAAAAAGAAAAAGAAAAGGCAATAGACTTATATTTTAATGATAGAGAAAATTATCGATCAGATTTTGTCAGATACACTCAAGATTTTCAATATTATTTTAAAGAAACTGGGACAGAAAATGTATATACAAATATGACGATCCCAGAAAACGAATCACTTGAAGCTTATCTTACTAAACAAGATTCTATGTTTAAGACAAATTTTACGATAGCAAGAGAAAACTTAATTTACAATAATGTACCAGGTTATGAAGAATTATTACAAAGCGTTATACCATTAGAAATTGGACCGGTTGAGGGAGAGATAATTGTACCAAAATCCACATCAAGTAGAATTTACCAGAATTATGAGAGTTATAAATCTAAGCAAAGCTTTATAATTATCTACATCCTTATTAGTGTAATCGCACTTGGTCTAAGTATTTTCATAGTAAAAAAATCAAAAGCATTAAAAGTTGAAGCAGAAAGCTGGAAGTCATGGTATGACAAACTACCTATTGATTTAAAAGTCGTAATTATTATCTTAACTGCAATTGGGACATTTATATCTATTGTCTTATATATGGATATCTTCGTATTTGTACTTGACTATCCGTTGAGGTATATCGGGGAGCTTGTTTTCTATATGGCAAGTGGAACGGTATTTTTGGGAGTGACTATTATCCAAGGACTGGTTCTTGCTAAAGAAATAAAGGATTGGCAGAAAGTAAAGCAGCAATGGAAAAAGGGAATCACTTACAATGTTTGGTTAAAACTTAAAATACTGAGTAAGAAAGCTTTATATCGTGTAAACGAAGCCTTTTTAAATCGAAATACCGGAACCCAGCTTTTCATTGTATTAGGGATGGTATTTGGTTTAGGTGTAGCTGCTTTCATGGTATTTGTTCATCCGGTGTTTTTCCTAGTCTACTTAGTTCTTCTAGCACTAATCGGTATACCGATTGTAATAATATTGGTACGTCGAGTAGGAGAGTTTAATCGTATCTATGAAACAACAAATGAATTGGCAGCAGGAAAGATGGGCCAAAACCTTGATATTTCTGGAAAATCCATATTAACAAGTCTTGCGGAGAATATTAATGTGTTGAAACAAGGTGTAAAAGCATCACAAAATGCTCAAGCGAAAAGTGAACGCCTAAAAACAGAATTAATTACAAATGTTAGTCATGACCTAAGAACACCACTAACTTCGATCATTTCTTATGCCGAGCTGTTAAAAAAGGAAGATGTTTCAGAGGAAGATAGAAATGCTTATCTCGAAATTATCGATCGAAAGTCAAAGCGTTTGAAGCTATTAATAGATGACCTATTCGAAGTGTCAAAGATGGCAAGTGGAAATATAGAGCTTCATAAAAATAAGGTTGATCTTGTTCAGCTATTACAACAATCTCTAGCAGAGTATGATGATAAGATGAAAGAGTCTACCTTACTATTTCGATTTAATACACCAGAAAATCCAATCTATGCAACAGTAGATGGGCAAAAACTATGGCGCGTATTTGATAATCTAATAGGGAACATTATCAAGTATTCTTTAGACAATTCCCGGGTATATATTAGTATAGATGAGAAAGACGGCCAAGCCACAATTTCATTTAAGAACGTATCTAAGTATGAGCTAAGTGCCAATATTGATGAGCTTTTTGAAAGGTTCAAGCGTGGTGACGTATCAAGACACACCGAGGGTTCAGGACTTGGACTCGCAATCGCAAAATCAATTATTGATATGCACGAAGGAACACTAGAACTCGACATTGATGGTGATTTATTTAAAGTAACAATTGTACTTAATCAATAGGTAAATATACTGTTTCTATCTCTAAAAAATGTTGATGTGATATCTTTAACCTAGAGTGGATTGCAACGGAAGGCACTTGACTCCTGCTCAGAAGTTGAGGAATGGTCGAGACCCCGCAGACGGAACGTTGAGGAGGCTCGACTTCCTCCCCGATGGGAATTCGCCCTTGAAAAAGCCGGCAGTTTGGCTTTTTCATAATTCCACGCTGAAAGCAAGTGCCTGTAGTGGAAAGGAACGGACATTATTCAAAGACTAAACTATAATCTTTGAGAAAAGAGCTAAAATATTTTATAAGATGCATTATCTTCCTGTAATTTCACATAATACCATTAGAAAATTACAGGAGGTATATTTGATGAAAAGAGTCATTCAATTATTTGTTTTAGGCATTATCCTGTTTACCGCTTACGCTAATCCAACTTATGCTGCAATTACCGATGAACAACTAGATCAATATTTAACGGACATAGGTTGGACACGTGAAGAGCTTCAAGAGTACTTTGATTATTTTGAGTTATCTTTAGACCAATATGCAACCATCGAAGAACTACAAACCGAATTAGGAACACCCTTAACAGAAGAGAATTTTGCGCAATTATTAGCTACTTATAATATGACAGAAGCCGAAGTGAATGAACTATTTGCAAGCTTTGGTGATTCTGCCCAGGATTACTTGATTTATGAAGAACTAGATGCTTCTATTGACTTTTATTTGAATCATGATGAATACATGAAGGAAGCGGAAGGATACCTTGCTGATGTCGGACTTACAGAAGAAGAGGTTGATCAACTCTTTAATCATTTAATGGCATTGGACGAAACAGAGCTAGAGCAAAGAATGGAAGAGGTTGCTGCGAAATTAGAGCCATTTGCTACGCTTGATCCTGAGGCAGAACTTACCGAAGTACAAAAAAGTGAACTAGCTGCTGTTTGGACTGACATGATGAGTCTTATAGGCTTAAATCCAAACTATCATTTGTTAGATGCGAATGGTGTAGCTACACCCGTATCCTTTCAGGAATTATTAGGCATGAATGATTTAGGTGGAAGAAGCCTAGTATTAGAGCTATATGATTTAGAAGGAAATCTCCTATTAGATATGCAGTTATCGGATGAAATGCTTACTTCTGATTACCTTTTCCAAGCTGCTAACCAATTAGTAGAAGTTGGCGACCTTGCCGGTGAATTAACTATAGTTAAGCATGATACCATTCCAAAGACAGCATCACCTTATGTGATAAACATGCTTATTGGACTTTTAACCATAATAGTTGGATTCCTAGTCTTTCAAAAAACTCGTAAAAGAGAGCAATTTTAAGCTATGAGAAAGCTATCCATCATTCTTATTGGATGTGGGGTTATCTTTTTTTCCTGGAATTTATACTCCTATTTAGTAGGGTACACCGCTACTACTACAATTGAAGCTAGTAAAGTAACAAGACAAACAACAAAGCTCACGAAAGCTCAGTACCCGAAAAAGAATGTTGAACTATATGCGGATATACCTAGCATAGGCGAAAGTATAGGGAATTTGACTATTCCCAAGTTAAAACGATCTTTTCCAATCTATCAAGGTACAAGTAAGTCGGTATTAAAAAAGGGAGTAGGGCACTATACGAAAAGTGCCCTGCCAGGTGAAAATAATAATTCCGTT
This window contains:
- a CDS encoding spore germination protein, which codes for MVEKDNLLEKTFSTSIDENESLIHSILENSVDLIKRKITFHEHKNIRGLCYYTDGLVNSQLIEKVIDALQYEGNELLQRTGITEENLEDLITKHILVNSSFEVIQKVDKTIDAILSGVTIFFIDGCSKAFHVQTKGWDARSVDEPQTEQVVRGPRDGFTENIRTNTALVRRRIRDPLFRIESMQIGERTKTDINIGYIKGTVKDGLVEEVKKRLQGIKIDGILESGYIEELIEDTPRSPFTTVMNTERPDKVSSALLEGRVVIFVDNTPFALIVPTYFWQFLQASDDYYTKYMAGSFFRVVRYFAFIISLTLTSFYVMLVSFHQEMIPTPLALTIASGREIVPFPVLLEALIMELAFELMREAGLRMPKPVGQAVSIVGSLVIGQAAVQAGVVSPFMVIIVAITGISSFVIPNYSASFSIRLIRFPLLIASGTLGLLGFATMFALLAIHALTLRSFGESYLAPASPFKPSDQKDAILRFPWWKMNKRPQLADGDPYREAENQMPKPPNKISGDSEDNGNQLSRFERNSNKRGDDDQE
- a CDS encoding GerAB/ArcD/ProY family transporter; amino-acid sequence: MRVQITNGMFMALIINMIYAKGIGLTQGAMAREVGGDIWISTFFAIIQGAIIMYLVVFIITRYPNGDLIDQSSILLGKYFGKFIAFSIFLFFLGAYGTIMATFIYHLKDYFLPDAPIFLFILAAFLLGAYAIHFGVEVIARMALIGVFSIILLNILLMMGSLGEFDIRELQPTLQSGFLETAWASRHHNTDWAMATMMATIILPLVKEKKAWKMSTFTSIVYSGLFILMWPILEVGVLSPEVVAQYIISCMQLARSAEIGLFIHRYEMLMIALFATSALTQIMMSLLCSSVALQKIIGLKDYRPVIIPTCLILSGFGYWIVFDHHRAMYFIENTWVTICLSIAVGLPLLLLVLGWIFKKKLNKGKLEETEIQANTT
- a CDS encoding YafY family transcriptional regulator, with translation MSKIDRLMAIVLQLKKQNKVTATELANFFEVTPRTIYRDIQALSEMGIPVIALPGNEGGYLIADHYFIPPIMFTKEEVFSLLLSEQIINQVEIPGHQRSINTAFLKIKNVLDDDTTSTFQHLHKRIVFNIKEQKPSAIDQQPFQLVTTSIEQNKKLILTYFHPKKQELTERKVHPYGLIYEDGLWYIIAYCELRKEERMFAVNRIKYIKVLEEDFSLPQEFKIEKHSSQALYNGDGETQVILKVSKSLFYIIKDYNQMISSEIVEKNDEFYIVALQTIAPKNYLSFALRFVDGVEIIKPLSLRNEMKELLSTTIKKYQS
- a CDS encoding response regulator transcription factor, with product MDTYFVLVVDDEKEIRDAIEIYLKNEGIVVLKAKDGIEALEILNEHQVHLIILDIMMPKLDGISATYKIREKKNIPIIILSAKSEDTDKILGLQVGADDYVTKPFNPMELVARVKSQLRRYVSFGTYEGMNKVIDLHGLTLDQSAKEVAVHGETIKLTPIEYKIVELLMTNAGRVFSINEIYERVWKEPNFNAENTVAVHIRKIREKIEIDAKNPRYLKVVWGIGYKMEK
- a CDS encoding endonuclease/exonuclease/phosphatase family protein, whose product is MHLLTLNCHSWQEENQVEKINYLAEVIKEKMYDVISLQEVSQLINDEFVTDRIKKSNYAYVLLQKLIRLGIEDYSIVWDLSHYAYGNYEEGLAILTKYPVIGEDSFFVSMNNDLHSGKTRKIVGAKINCDGKPISIYSCHMGWWHDKVEPFKYQGDKLIENLNWDEHFFLLGDFNNDANLEDEGYEYLLKQGLVDTFELAQEKDDGITVKGKIAGWSENKKNLRIDLILTNRNLKVDYSRVIFNGVNKNIVSDHYGVEVKCLLWE
- a CDS encoding Ger(x)C family spore germination protein — protein: MRKARILFMMLLFLLVLTSCVGKREINDLALVMAVGLDKGSEEGKIKVTVQIARPADARGQTGAPSGQTGEPIWSVEAEGETIIEAIRNLSSFTSRRIFWAHNFIIVINEELAKEGISEIIDFFTRNPELRMRTYVVVSPENAGEVVSTITGIEVIPGETLFKLFRYSSLSSFAPRTQMMDLQAAYLNESSQPVLARVKFKKSGISNKEPGKGPTIKQIELAGAGIFVDDKLVGILEDKETKGLLYFRERLESVVLTAPCPSDSEKKISVELRHETFDVDPLYKNNTISFQVKITSYASVVEAGCPFSISNRDEVKQLEQEIENEIKTDVNQTIEKLQKEYKSDVLELGKVFQNEYPYEWKQLADKWENVFPTVTINISVDAHVKHGSLLIEETNSGKKENIIE
- a CDS encoding alpha/beta hydrolase, with the translated sequence MLKQRFVTTNGVRLNVLLTEKIHTETIVFLHYSNGDATVWNALLPYFENDYNIVIPEFRGHGDSDKPERGYTMDYFVDDLLGLFDELGLDQVHIVGSSLGVDVAVKAIPSLGSRVLSFICEGPPQSMFGPLGVFDLNNQEKEEKIQELLHERSQKQYSDYVTKQELINAGKQNIVNAGLPLNEYISTTIEQNVFETNEGTFRWKMPRIVMDEFMEDFYHINFENLFKAITCPVLFIPSEDEWASESFCNFLDELNQSLPYFKAVKILGASHAFTLFFQYEEMAAAIKTFLEQIKTSGIISYQ